The Chelonoidis abingdonii isolate Lonesome George chromosome 9, CheloAbing_2.0, whole genome shotgun sequence genome has a segment encoding these proteins:
- the BFAR gene encoding bifunctional apoptosis regulator isoform X2, with product MHKGTMEEDVKLQRENEKLKVKANASPEISRLISVSEFSCHCCYDILVNPTTLNCGHSFCRHCLALWWVSSKKNECPECREKWEGFPKVNILLRDAIEKLFPDDIEQRKEDIQQNSDVAYSLEAFQKHGNDQISAPPNVRRINPRGGGFFSGVLTALTCVAVVLLGYHWSSREYEDDLLVHKPVAKWTPEEVILWLEQLGPWASLYRERFLLVNGRLLLTITDEDFTKTPYHIENSSHRKAIIMELERVKTLGVKPPQNLWEYKAVNPGKSLFLLYALKSSPRLSMLYLYLFDYTEIFLPFIYTVCPVQEDEYEDIITKLLDYSSKNVEPFLESVNPGSFCCYLLAHYSSVCLQLSVLLGLVL from the exons ATGCACAAAGGGACAATGGAGGAAGATGTGAAGTTACAAAGAGAGAATGAGAAGTTGAAAGTTAAAGCAAATGCTTCTCCTGAGATCAGCCGTCTGATTTCAGTTAGTGAGTTCTCTTGCCACTGCTGTTATGATATTCTGGTGAATCCCACCACCTTGAACTGTGGTCATAGTTTCTGTCGACATTGCCTAGCCTTGTGGTGGGTATCCTCTAAGAAGAATGAGTGTCCAGAATGCAGAGAAAAGTGGGAAGGATTCCCCAAGGTCAACATCCTTCTCAG GGATGCTATTGAAAAGCTATTTCCCGATGACATTGAACAGAGAAAAGAAGACATTCAGCAAAACAGTGATGTAGCTTACAGCCTTGAAGCCTTCCAAAAACATGGAAATGATCAGATTTCTGCACCTCCAAATGTGAGAAGAATTAATCCTCGAGGAGGAGGGTTTTTCTCTGGAGTTCTGACAGCTTTAACTTGTGTGGCA GTGGTTTTGCTTGGGTATCATTGGAGCAGCAGAGAATATGAAGATGATCTTCTTGTCCACAAACCTGTTGCTAAATGGACTCCTGAAGAGGTGATTCTTTGGCTGGAACAGCTGGGTCCTTGGGCTTCCCTGTATAGAGAGAGATTCTTATTAGTGAATGGAAG gcTTCTACTAACAATAACAGACGAAGATTTCACAAAAACTCCTTATCATATAGAGAACAGTAGTCATAGAAAAGCCATCATAATGGAATTGGAACGTGTGAAAACATTGGGAGTTAAACCACCACAGAACCTTTGGGAATACAAG GCAGTAAATCCAGGAAAGTCACTGTTCCTACTATATGCACTAAAGAGCTCTCCAAGACTCAGTATGTTGTATCTATACTTGTTTGATTACACAGAAATATTTCTACCGTTCATCTACACAGTATGCCCTGTGCAAGAAGATGAATATGAAGATATTATCACAAAACTATTA GACTATTCCTCAAAGAATGTGGAGCCATTTCTGGAAAGTGTCAACCCAGGGTCTTTTTGTTGCTATCTTTTGGCCCATTATTCCTCAGTTTGTCTGCAACTGTCTGTTTTACTGGGCCTTGTACTTTAA
- the BFAR gene encoding bifunctional apoptosis regulator isoform X1 produces MHKGTMEEDVKLQRENEKLKVKANASPEISRLISVSEFSCHCCYDILVNPTTLNCGHSFCRHCLALWWVSSKKNECPECREKWEGFPKVNILLRDAIEKLFPDDIEQRKEDIQQNSDVAYSLEAFQKHGNDQISAPPNVRRINPRGGGFFSGVLTALTCVAVVLLGYHWSSREYEDDLLVHKPVAKWTPEEVILWLEQLGPWASLYRERFLLVNGRLLLTITDEDFTKTPYHIENSSHRKAIIMELERVKTLGVKPPQNLWEYKAVNPGKSLFLLYALKSSPRLSMLYLYLFDYTEIFLPFIYTVCPVQEDEYEDIITKLLDLKDPTWKQWREFIVKYSFLPYQLIAEFAWDWLEIHYWTSRFIIVNAMLLSVLELFSFWRLWSRRELKTIPQRMWSHFWKVSTQGLFVAIFWPIIPQFVCNCLFYWALYFNPIINIDLVVKEVRRLETQVL; encoded by the exons ATGCACAAAGGGACAATGGAGGAAGATGTGAAGTTACAAAGAGAGAATGAGAAGTTGAAAGTTAAAGCAAATGCTTCTCCTGAGATCAGCCGTCTGATTTCAGTTAGTGAGTTCTCTTGCCACTGCTGTTATGATATTCTGGTGAATCCCACCACCTTGAACTGTGGTCATAGTTTCTGTCGACATTGCCTAGCCTTGTGGTGGGTATCCTCTAAGAAGAATGAGTGTCCAGAATGCAGAGAAAAGTGGGAAGGATTCCCCAAGGTCAACATCCTTCTCAG GGATGCTATTGAAAAGCTATTTCCCGATGACATTGAACAGAGAAAAGAAGACATTCAGCAAAACAGTGATGTAGCTTACAGCCTTGAAGCCTTCCAAAAACATGGAAATGATCAGATTTCTGCACCTCCAAATGTGAGAAGAATTAATCCTCGAGGAGGAGGGTTTTTCTCTGGAGTTCTGACAGCTTTAACTTGTGTGGCA GTGGTTTTGCTTGGGTATCATTGGAGCAGCAGAGAATATGAAGATGATCTTCTTGTCCACAAACCTGTTGCTAAATGGACTCCTGAAGAGGTGATTCTTTGGCTGGAACAGCTGGGTCCTTGGGCTTCCCTGTATAGAGAGAGATTCTTATTAGTGAATGGAAG gcTTCTACTAACAATAACAGACGAAGATTTCACAAAAACTCCTTATCATATAGAGAACAGTAGTCATAGAAAAGCCATCATAATGGAATTGGAACGTGTGAAAACATTGGGAGTTAAACCACCACAGAACCTTTGGGAATACAAG GCAGTAAATCCAGGAAAGTCACTGTTCCTACTATATGCACTAAAGAGCTCTCCAAGACTCAGTATGTTGTATCTATACTTGTTTGATTACACAGAAATATTTCTACCGTTCATCTACACAGTATGCCCTGTGCAAGAAGATGAATATGAAGATATTATCACAAAACTATTA gaCCTTAAGGATCCTACTTGGAAACAGTGGAGAGAATTCATTGTTAAGTACTCATTTTTGCCATATCAGTTAATAGCTGAATTTGCTTGGGATTGGTTGGAGATACACTATTGGACATCACGATTTATAATTGTTAATGCCATGTTGCTCTCTGTTCTGGAGTTATTCTCCTTTTGGAGGCTCTGGTCAAGAAGGGAACTGAA GACTATTCCTCAAAGAATGTGGAGCCATTTCTGGAAAGTGTCAACCCAGGGTCTTTTTGTTGCTATCTTTTGGCCCATTATTCCTCAGTTTGTCTGCAACTGTCTGTTTTACTGGGCCTTGTACTTTAACCCAATTATAAATATTGATCTTGTGGTAAAAGAAGTAAGACGTCTGGAAACACAAGTGCTGTGA